From a single Raphanus sativus cultivar WK10039 chromosome 3, ASM80110v3, whole genome shotgun sequence genomic region:
- the LOC130509947 gene encoding uncharacterized protein LOC130509947, whose translation MTFEEAYYKYRFGNFFRESRETEKDMEILFNKVCRKPKRTLKKEQDPGKFLIPCSINNHDLPNALCDTGSAVSIMAIDTAEVLGLKTEPSKDSFAFVDNSKANSAGMIRNVKVEIGECTIPVDFHVVELKSGMTSSILFGRAFMATVGAVCDLKKNRMCLTNVDENVFYDPVEKKKSEDFISYIEMFEDPAPLTYADREFAKSGSTSIDIQLSRSVDNDPHESTDTEPLESVDSIQISEQNETEKSKSGGRPRIRKKKMKRNIDVYSLSLVPSQCQGESLECRVRRKGGPASFARVRVLSDPKLRDKGETSARAFINCINQMRKRDTETCFGASSHPHPD comes from the coding sequence ATGACTTTTGAGGAAGCCTATTATAAGTACAGATTTGGTAATTTCTTCAGAGAGAGCAGAGAGACAGAAAAGGACATGGAGATATTATTCAACAAGGTCTGCCGTAAGCCTAAGAGGACTCTAAAGAAGGAACAAGATCCTGGAAAGTTTCTGATTCCATGCTCTATAAATAACCACGATTTGCCAAACGCCCTCTGCGATACTGGATCTGCAGTGAGCATCATGGCTATAGACACTGCTGAAGTATTAGGATTAAAGACGGAACCTTCAAAAGATAGTTTTGCTTTCGTTGATAACTCTAAAGCAAACTCAGCAGGCATGATCAGGAATGTTAAAGTGGAGATAGGAGAATGCACTAttcctgtggattttcatgtcgtGGAGCTCAAATCAGGCATGACATCTTCCATTCTTTTTGGAAGAGCCTtcatggctacagtgggagcagTTTGTGATCTTAAGAAGAATAGGATGTGCCTAACTAATGTTGATGAAAATGTCTTCTATGATCCtgttgagaagaagaaaagtgaagATTTTATTTCATACATAGAGATGTTTGAAGATCCAGCACCTCTAACATATGCAGATCGCGAGTTTGCAAAATCAggatcaacatcgatcgacattcaaCTTTCAAGATCGGTCGACAATGATCCTCACGAATCGACCGACACAGAGCCTTTAGAATCGGTCGACAGCATCCAAATTTCAGAACAGAATGAGACTGAAaagtctaagtctgggggaagaCCTAGAATtaggaagaagaaaatgaaaaggaatATAGATGTATATTCTCTATCACTGGTCCCTTCTCAGTGTCAGGGGGAAAGTCTTGAGTGTAGAGTGCGCCGCAAAGGAGGTCCAGCTTCTTTTGCTAGGGTTAGAGTGCTATCTGATCCAAAACTGAGAGACAAAGGGGAAACATCTGCAAGAGCTTTCATCAACTGCATCAACCAAATGAGGAAGAGAGACACAGAAACTTGTTTTGGAGCAAGTTCACATCCTCATCCAGATTAA